In Telopea speciosissima isolate NSW1024214 ecotype Mountain lineage chromosome 10, Tspe_v1, whole genome shotgun sequence, the DNA window TACAAATCAGGGGCTGTGTTTCTGTgttaaggagaaaaagaaaatagtgaaGTTCCACACTAGTATTTAGTAGTTATAAAGCATAAAGACCAGAAAAGAAATTATAAGCTAACCATATGCCTGAATTAATTCTTCACTATTTGTGTTTTCTCCATAACACAGAAACAGAGTCCCCATTATGTTTGCTGCTATAAGTTAAAGTGCATCTTTATTAATTATTCATAATCTCAAAATAGAATGACAAGCCCATGATAAAAACTAAAGCAGCCAATTTATGTAAACTATCAGACTAATAACACAtacattgataaaaaaaaaactgaaagcaCCCAACAATAGACATTACAAAATAAGCACACTTTTTTTTGGAGTTGGGAGGGAATACTGGAAACCAGAGGATGATTGACACAATTCAAGTTCAATGCACATAACCAGTTAAGGCTTAGAAAGCAGAAGCAGTCTGTCCCTTAATAAGCAGTAAACTAGAGTTTGCATTCCATACATTAAACAAAGACCTAATATCTGCTGAGTTCAGATGGATAATAGTCTCTTTACCCATCAAGAAGAACAGAGCTAGTGCCCTTCACTTCCAAGTAAAGTAAGGAGGAAAGCCTGGTAGTCCCCTGAAGTTTCCTTGGCTACTGCATGATCAAGAGTTACAGTGCTTCTCTTGTGATACATCTCCTTGATGTCCTTCAAGTCCTTCTCAGCACGTGTGACAATCACACGAGTGAGAGCATCTTCATCAGTCCCCACCTTATTAATGGCATTCTGTAAAACCTGAATTACATATCCCACAAGTCAATGAGAAGTTGAAACAATTTGAATACTTGGTACAAATATGTAAAAGTTAAGATAATGTTGTTCATGGTATGAAAATAAAGCCTCACCTTTCCAAAGTACTTTTGAGGAGCATAGATACATCGGGTAGCTACACGCAATGCCTCTAAGAATGCATCATCCGGATCCCCCACAATGCTCTAcaaatgatgataataatatGCAATTTAATCAGATCAAATATGCaataaatattaattttttgtaaTCAGATAATGATACCTTGGTGATGGAAGTGCTCTGCTGGTCCTTGAAGCAATTGAAAGTTGCAATGAGCTGTGCCCTACTCCTTGTGCCCATGATTCTAATCACATCTTCATGACCGAATGATTTCCCTCGGATCATTTCATGAAGAATTTTGGCCTCTGAGGCTGCTAAGCGTGAATCTATCTCATTGCCATCATACTTATAAGTGCCCACAAGAGCAAACAAAAGCTGTAATACAAAACAATAAGGCAGAACAACATAAGTGACATTACATAGAAAACTAGAATCCTGTAGGGGATATCATCAAATAGGTCTAGGAGTATTGCCTTGCGTAAGTCTCCTTTGGTATGGGAAGCAACATCTTCTTCCAGGGAATGCTTGTATCGGGAATGGTATGCCCTTTTCACCTCCAAAAGTTCATTAGGAGAGTGAACACATGAAATTTCGACGATCACCCGGTAATTAGGTTTTGCATTCTTCAATGCCACATTAGCTAAAACTGCATCTCTATCAGCAGGATCCAATATCCAACGATATATTGCTTTCTAATGTtgacaaaaaatttaaatcattTCATTGAAAAGAGATGTATTTCActgaaggaaagagaaaatgatGATTCCTCATTCATATCAGATTATAGGATAGAAGCATCGAAAAGCAAACCTCAAAATCCCCAGAAAGCTCAGACTCAAGCTGCTTGATGAGATCCTCTTGATAAAGCTCCTCATAAGTTTGCCTGATTTGCTTCCGCTGAAATGCATTTCTGTGCCCGAGTACTGAAATAATGGCTTTCTCATCCGTCCCCCATCCTAACAAATAATCCACCAAGAATCTCTTAATATATGGAAGTTTAAACAACATATTATTTCTAGTTCTTAAAACAAAGTACTCAAAACCCCATCATTGAAATCTTTAATAAACCATTTCTTGCTCCgacaaaaaaatttgtaatgtAAACTACTAAGATGAAATTACAGCTATAAACTGGAAAATGGAAGACCTGAATCATTCACACAGATTTAATAGATTTACAATGTCAACCCACAGATACGGATTAAATGAATGAGAGGGGTTGGGGTGGGAAGATAATGATCATGAATAGAACCcagaaaatatattaaaaggGTAGAAAACCTTTGCAAGCCTTCCTGAGAATCTCTGCATCTTCAACAGGAGAAGGGTTGTTTTCGGGCACAACGAGAGTAGCCATTGTTGATTGTTGAGCTCTTCTTCTTGGAATCTAAAAAACCTCTACGTTTATGTTTCTCTGTTcgactttaccaaaaaaaaaatgtttctctGTTCGAGAGTGAAATGTGAGTGTTTGGGTGTGGGTGCTTGCTCTTTATAGTATTTAAATTTCGTATGGTTCTTGTGACTTTCTGTCTCCGTCACATGAGAAGCGAGCGAGGGGGGAAAACGCACATAAAACGTTTCTTAGATGGTAACGCCCCCTGACAGTGCATGGTAACGCCCCCAGACAGTACTCCGTGTTTTTACGTAGGACCCAGTTTCAGGAGGATCACGagcgtctccagggagccctaCGCCCAGGGCGTGCCCAGGAGGCATCCAGCGGCTGAGTGTGCTGCACGCATCTCAATGCACATTTAGGAATGTGTGTGATAGatccca includes these proteins:
- the LOC122641499 gene encoding annexin-like protein RJ4 gives rise to the protein MATLVVPENNPSPVEDAEILRKACKGWGTDEKAIISVLGHRNAFQRKQIRQTYEELYQEDLIKQLESELSGDFEKAIYRWILDPADRDAVLANVALKNAKPNYRVIVEISCVHSPNELLEVKRAYHSRYKHSLEEDVASHTKGDLRKLLFALVGTYKYDGNEIDSRLAASEAKILHEMIRGKSFGHEDVIRIMGTRSRAQLIATFNCFKDQQSTSITKSIVGDPDDAFLEALRVATRCIYAPQKYFGKVLQNAINKVGTDEDALTRVIVTRAEKDLKDIKEMYHKRSTVTLDHAVAKETSGDYQAFLLTLLGSEGH